One Solibacillus sp. R5-41 DNA segment encodes these proteins:
- the pelG gene encoding exopolysaccharide Pel transporter PelG: MAGIGFELRKLYRQQGLVQNIKAYSYSTMTTVGPMILCLILVFAQQLMMRENNSSFLQNELFIATIAYSFVFSIIVTSGLSMLVTRFIADKIYERKYEQIITAYYGSLVVIVPIGAIIAALFLWGVNEHIVYKIVAYIYFIELIVIWMQNVFLSALKDYKRIFRGFAIAMILSVVTSYLLFNFTSWDPVVIALLGMNIGFASIIILSAFHFEHVFPRNEQRDYFQFLRTLKTYPGAMITGVFIYSGVYIHNIVYWLFADNNTQVSDQFLLMPLYDVSVFYAYLSVLPSLIFFVVIIETDFYEKFLNYYKNILDGGTYESIQQAKQRMQKVIVHKTGFLAEIQLLFTTLSIALGILFLPKIGFSMEQLDLFIILCIAYFFFIMMFLLLHILMYFDDRKGILAISATFIVLNAILTYITMGLNLHGMGMFMASFIGLCLTFFRLLYIAENIDYYTFCPQPLMTIGSKMKLGETLKKNSSALTLLLLLTLTLAGCVEKTETDETLKDPGQVTAPLTNSIQIDDKRLYERDQDDSIKTLYVTVLPNENNPELDWYGLNRISERYSEEKLDIIVSEGETNGAGPKAGMFGANETKANGKISIRGNSARKQPQKSYKIKLMDSAGTWNDQRTINLNKHVSDGSRLLNKLSFDLMEPIPNISSLRTQFVHLYVKDTTAGSTSYEDYGLYTHIEQPNKQFLRNHLFDPNGYLYKVTLFEFNRYPDQIRAHTDEKYDKKAFESVLEIKGREEHDKLITMLDDVNNYSIPIDEVIERHFDEENILTWAAINILMDNMDTDANNFFIYSPLNLDTWLILPWDYDDGWDAGRSQDFLKEYQAGISNFWGNRLFNRYFRVQENVDKLTAKLEELNATYINEATVKKQLDLYVPLVKPYVQRFPDNQYLPIVGKNYDQILGSIIDTPKNSLERYYEDLEKPKPFFMSQEIPVEDNQHVFRWEVSFDLQGDDLYYDVAIARDPEMQQVLYSEKGLRMNEYRTPKLENGVYYWKVTVTDSQGNTQSSFELYDDEETNIYHFGVLRFEVE; this comes from the coding sequence ATGGCTGGAATCGGTTTTGAACTACGAAAGTTGTATAGACAACAGGGGCTAGTTCAAAATATTAAGGCGTATAGCTATTCAACGATGACGACAGTCGGTCCTATGATTCTCTGTTTAATACTTGTATTCGCCCAGCAATTAATGATGCGTGAAAATAATAGTTCCTTCCTACAAAATGAATTATTTATAGCGACAATCGCTTATAGCTTTGTGTTTTCGATCATCGTTACTTCTGGTTTGTCGATGCTCGTAACAAGATTCATCGCGGATAAAATATATGAACGCAAATACGAGCAAATTATTACAGCATATTATGGTAGTTTAGTTGTAATTGTACCGATTGGTGCCATTATTGCTGCCTTGTTTTTATGGGGCGTTAATGAGCATATTGTCTATAAAATTGTAGCGTATATTTATTTTATTGAACTTATTGTCATTTGGATGCAAAATGTTTTCTTATCTGCATTAAAGGATTATAAGCGCATCTTCAGAGGGTTTGCAATTGCAATGATTCTTTCCGTCGTGACGAGCTATCTGTTGTTTAATTTTACGTCATGGGATCCTGTTGTTATTGCACTGCTTGGCATGAATATCGGTTTTGCAAGTATTATTATTTTGTCGGCCTTCCATTTTGAACATGTTTTTCCACGCAATGAACAACGTGATTATTTTCAATTTTTGCGGACTTTAAAAACATATCCTGGAGCTATGATTACAGGGGTATTCATTTATTCTGGTGTGTATATTCACAATATTGTTTATTGGTTATTTGCAGACAATAACACACAAGTTTCAGATCAGTTTTTACTTATGCCGCTCTATGATGTATCCGTTTTCTATGCGTATTTATCAGTTTTGCCCTCCCTAATATTCTTTGTTGTAATAATAGAAACTGATTTTTATGAAAAGTTTTTAAATTACTATAAAAATATTCTTGATGGGGGAACATATGAGAGTATACAGCAAGCTAAACAGCGCATGCAAAAAGTGATTGTTCATAAAACAGGTTTTTTAGCAGAAATTCAATTGCTCTTTACTACATTATCAATCGCGCTCGGCATCTTATTTCTGCCGAAAATTGGATTCTCTATGGAACAATTAGATTTATTTATTATTTTATGTATTGCGTACTTTTTCTTTATAATGATGTTTTTATTACTTCATATTCTTATGTACTTCGACGATCGAAAAGGTATATTAGCAATCAGTGCGACCTTTATTGTTTTGAACGCTATTTTAACATATATCACAATGGGATTAAACTTGCATGGTATGGGTATGTTTATGGCTTCGTTTATCGGGCTGTGTCTCACATTTTTCCGCTTGCTTTACATAGCAGAAAATATTGATTACTATACCTTCTGTCCACAGCCTTTAATGACGATCGGATCTAAAATGAAATTGGGTGAAACTTTGAAAAAAAATTCTTCAGCACTAACATTACTTTTATTACTGACATTAACTTTAGCTGGTTGTGTTGAAAAAACAGAAACGGATGAGACGTTAAAGGATCCAGGGCAGGTAACGGCACCCTTGACGAACAGCATTCAAATTGACGATAAAAGACTTTACGAACGAGATCAAGATGACTCAATCAAAACACTATATGTAACGGTTTTACCAAATGAAAACAATCCTGAACTTGATTGGTACGGGTTAAATCGAATTTCAGAACGATATAGCGAAGAAAAATTAGATATTATCGTATCAGAAGGTGAAACAAATGGTGCTGGGCCAAAAGCCGGCATGTTTGGGGCAAATGAAACAAAAGCTAATGGTAAAATTAGCATCCGAGGAAACTCAGCGCGTAAACAACCACAAAAATCATACAAAATTAAATTGATGGACAGCGCGGGTACTTGGAATGATCAGAGAACAATTAATTTAAATAAACATGTTTCAGATGGAAGTAGATTATTAAATAAATTAAGCTTCGATTTAATGGAACCAATCCCGAATATTTCAAGTTTACGCACACAATTCGTTCATCTTTATGTGAAAGATACAACTGCTGGGTCAACGAGCTATGAGGATTATGGTTTGTATACACATATTGAACAACCAAACAAACAGTTTTTACGTAACCATCTTTTTGATCCAAATGGCTATCTGTATAAAGTAACATTATTCGAATTTAACCGATATCCAGATCAAATACGCGCGCATACAGATGAAAAATATGATAAAAAAGCATTTGAATCCGTTTTAGAAATTAAAGGGCGGGAAGAGCATGATAAGTTAATTACGATGCTGGATGATGTAAATAATTACAGTATACCGATTGACGAAGTAATAGAACGTCATTTTGATGAAGAAAACATCCTTACGTGGGCAGCTATTAACATCTTAATGGACAATATGGATACAGATGCCAATAACTTCTTCATCTATTCACCTTTAAATTTAGACACATGGCTCATCTTACCTTGGGATTATGATGATGGGTGGGATGCAGGACGTAGCCAAGATTTCTTGAAGGAATATCAAGCAGGTATAAGCAATTTCTGGGGAAATCGTTTATTTAATCGTTATTTCCGAGTACAAGAAAACGTAGATAAATTAACAGCCAAATTAGAAGAATTAAACGCAACGTATATTAATGAGGCAACTGTAAAAAAACAATTGGATTTATACGTACCTTTAGTAAAACCATATGTCCAACGCTTCCCAGACAATCAATATTTACCGATCGTCGGTAAAAACTATGATCAAATTTTAGGAAGTATTATTGATACACCTAAAAATTCTTTAGAACGGTACTATGAGGATCTCGAAAAACCAAAACCATTCTTTATGTCACAAGAGATTCCAGTAGAAGACAATCAACATGTCTTTAGGTGGGAAGTATCATTTGATTTACAAGGGGACGATCTTTATTATGATGTGGCGATTGCACGAGATCCTGAAATGCAGCAAGTGCTCTATTCAGAAAAGGGCTTACGTATGAATGAATATCGAACACCAAAACTAGAAAATGGTGTTTATTATTGGAAAGTCACAGTGACAGACTCACAGGGAAATACACAAAGTTCCTTCGAGCTGTATGACGATGAAGAAACAAACATTTATCATTTTGGTGTTTTACGATTTGAGGTGGAGTAA
- a CDS encoding polyphosphate polymerase domain-containing protein produces the protein MAIENKNFRHELKYYITYFEMIALRKKVSSFLSLDKHATSPEGYNIRSLYFDGMHDHSIYDKNDGIFGREKYRIRIYNENDAIIKLERKSKYGDYINKEAAPLTREDYDAILRGEYGCLKERTEALIQDFYRALEFRQFQPRVIVDYTREAYVYELGNIRITFDKELRAGSNGIDLFDKNIVYQEILYPEQVILEVKYDDFLPDVIRQLLQPERLTRSAISKYVLCRERTIQYFKV, from the coding sequence ATGGCGATTGAAAATAAAAATTTTCGGCACGAACTAAAATATTATATTACGTATTTTGAAATGATTGCGCTCCGAAAAAAGGTTTCTAGCTTTTTATCACTAGATAAGCATGCAACGAGTCCAGAAGGCTATAATATTCGTAGTTTGTACTTTGATGGGATGCATGATCACAGTATTTACGATAAAAATGATGGGATTTTTGGGCGAGAAAAATATCGAATTCGTATTTATAACGAGAATGATGCGATTATCAAATTAGAAAGAAAGAGTAAATACGGTGATTATATTAATAAAGAGGCGGCGCCATTAACTCGGGAGGACTATGATGCTATTTTGCGCGGCGAATATGGTTGTTTAAAAGAGCGGACAGAAGCGCTGATTCAGGACTTTTACCGTGCCCTAGAGTTCCGGCAGTTTCAACCTCGCGTGATTGTTGATTATACGCGTGAGGCCTATGTTTATGAGCTAGGGAATATCCGTATCACTTTCGATAAAGAATTGCGTGCAGGCAGTAATGGTATCGACTTATTTGATAAAAACATTGTGTATCAAGAAATTCTTTATCCAGAACAAGTTATTTTAGAAGTAAAATATGATGATTTCTTACCAGATGTCATTCGACAATTATTACAGCCAGAGCGTTTAACTCGATCTGCCATTTCAAAATATGTCCTTTGTCGAGAAAGAACGATTCAATATTTCAAAGTATAA
- a CDS encoding DUF4956 domain-containing protein produces the protein MNDQLNFQNIIKKSVLALDSFASFSYIEITLGLLCSFGIGMFIYWVYKRCFRGVVYSYNYNVSFVLMTMITTLIIMTISTNIVLSLGMVGALSIVRFRTAVKDPLDIVYMFWSIAAGIAIGAQMYPLAIMGSLAFGATLAWLSKKKVRGETYLLILQHNEDAMEDVRKTLQKLNTKLKSKTIRNGFIEMTVEIRLVDDNTGFMNRLNSIEGVHSCSLVNYTGDYAQ, from the coding sequence ATGAATGATCAATTAAATTTTCAAAATATCATTAAAAAAAGTGTACTCGCGCTCGATTCTTTTGCTAGTTTTTCTTATATAGAAATTACTCTTGGTTTACTTTGCTCGTTCGGTATCGGGATGTTTATTTACTGGGTGTATAAGCGTTGTTTCCGTGGTGTTGTCTATAGCTACAACTATAATGTATCATTCGTTTTGATGACGATGATTACGACGCTCATTATTATGACAATCAGCACAAATATCGTCCTATCTCTAGGGATGGTTGGTGCACTAAGTATTGTTCGTTTCCGTACAGCTGTGAAGGATCCATTAGATATCGTGTACATGTTTTGGTCGATTGCTGCAGGAATTGCGATCGGTGCGCAAATGTATCCGTTGGCAATTATGGGCTCGCTTGCATTCGGTGCAACATTAGCCTGGTTATCGAAGAAAAAAGTGCGTGGTGAAACGTATTTATTAATTCTCCAACATAATGAGGATGCTATGGAAGATGTTCGTAAAACATTGCAAAAATTAAATACGAAGTTAAAATCAAAAACAATCCGCAATGGATTTATTGAAATGACTGTAGAAATTCGATTAGTAGATGATAATACAGGCTTTATGAATAGATTAAACAGCATTGAAGGCGTGCATTCTTGTTCACTTGTCAACTATACAGGGGATTATGCACAATAA